In a single window of the bacterium genome:
- the hisS gene encoding histidine--tRNA ligase has product MEIRAPRGMQDILPDATGRWQWVEARMRDLARRYGCREIRTPVVEHTEVFQRGVGAGTDIVDKEMYTFADRGGRSVTLRAEGTAPVVRAVLEHNLAATPPVRVYYICPIFRYDRPQAGRYRQHTQFGAEVIGSAEPGADAEVLSLAVRLVETLGLRDVDVRLSSVGDAVCRPHYEEVLRAYYAPRLPELCDDCRRRFETAPMRLLDCKREHDREVAAGAPRILDYLCDPCRQHFAGVRAHLDAMGIAYTVDPLIVRGLNYYARTAFEAVSGGLGAQNAVFGGGRYDGLAEQMGGPPTPGVGFGMGIERLLIVLEAGGAAVPAERGIDVFVATAGTGSPHALAIADRLRTRGLSVMTDVMGRALRSQMRQADRAGAAWVLLLGEDEVNRGVAILREMATGAQVEVPLERVTDDVPARIRSAGGPRPDGAGVAR; this is encoded by the coding sequence ATGGAGATTAGAGCCCCGCGCGGCATGCAGGACATTCTGCCCGACGCCACCGGCCGGTGGCAGTGGGTGGAAGCCCGGATGCGGGATCTGGCCCGGCGGTACGGCTGCCGCGAGATTCGAACGCCGGTCGTCGAGCACACGGAGGTTTTTCAGCGCGGGGTCGGCGCCGGCACGGACATCGTCGACAAGGAGATGTACACGTTTGCAGACCGCGGGGGCCGCAGCGTGACGCTGCGCGCCGAAGGCACAGCGCCGGTCGTCCGGGCCGTGCTCGAACACAACCTGGCCGCGACCCCGCCCGTGCGCGTCTACTACATCTGCCCGATCTTCCGCTACGACCGTCCGCAGGCCGGCCGGTACCGCCAGCACACGCAGTTCGGCGCGGAGGTGATCGGCAGCGCCGAACCCGGGGCGGACGCGGAGGTGCTGAGCCTGGCCGTGCGGCTTGTTGAGACCCTCGGTCTTCGCGACGTGGACGTCCGCCTCTCCAGCGTGGGCGACGCCGTCTGCCGGCCCCATTACGAAGAGGTGCTGCGGGCCTATTACGCGCCGCGGCTTCCGGAATTGTGCGACGATTGCCGCCGGCGGTTCGAGACCGCGCCGATGCGCCTGCTGGACTGCAAGCGGGAGCACGACCGCGAGGTGGCGGCGGGCGCGCCGCGGATCCTCGACTACCTGTGCGACCCGTGCCGGCAGCACTTCGCGGGCGTGCGCGCGCACCTCGACGCGATGGGGATCGCGTACACCGTCGACCCGCTCATCGTCCGCGGGCTCAACTACTACGCGCGAACCGCGTTCGAAGCCGTCTCCGGGGGGCTCGGCGCGCAGAACGCCGTGTTCGGCGGCGGCCGGTACGACGGTCTCGCGGAGCAGATGGGGGGACCGCCGACGCCGGGCGTGGGATTCGGCATGGGCATCGAGCGCCTGCTGATCGTGTTGGAGGCGGGCGGCGCCGCGGTGCCCGCGGAGCGGGGGATCGACGTGTTCGTCGCCACCGCGGGGACCGGCTCCCCGCATGCGCTGGCGATCGCCGACCGCCTGCGCACGCGGGGCCTCAGCGTCATGACGGACGTCATGGGGCGCGCGCTGCGGAGCCAGATGCGCCAGGCCGACCGCGCCGGCGCCGCCTGGGTGCTGCTGCTCGGCGAGGATGAGGTCAACCGCGGCGTGGCCATCCTGCGCGAGATGGCGACCGGCGCGCAGGTGGAGGTGCCGCTCGAACGCGTCACCGACGACGTCCCGGCGCGGATCCGCTCCGCGGGCGGTCCCAGACCGGACGGGGCGGGTGTGGCGAGATGA
- a CDS encoding aminotransferase class I/II-fold pyridoxal phosphate-dependent enzyme produces MILTAARVGVFTESVIREMTRLAMEHGAINLAQGFPDFPAPADLLAAGAQALADGHNQYAVTWGAPRLRQAIAEKVRWFNGLEVEPDRHITVTCGATEAMMATMLATINPGDEVIVFEPFYENYGPDAKLSGAVPKFVPIRLAPGFPIDLDDVKAAITPYTKAIILNTPHNPTGKVFTREELEGVADLCQRHNLLAFTDEVYEHIIYDGGRHVSLAALPGMRERTVVVNSISKSYSVTGWRIGWTIAPPNITDGIRKVHDFLTVGAAAPLQEAAVTALGFPRTYYAELAAMYQRKRDALLEILREAGFECLVPGGAYYIMCDITAFGFESDEAFTKYLIEQVGVAPVPGYSFFHDPAAGRRYVRFAFPKRDETFAEVRRRLGALRPRAAVPADGGGGAGA; encoded by the coding sequence ATGATCTTAACCGCCGCACGCGTCGGGGTCTTCACCGAATCCGTGATCCGTGAGATGACGCGGCTCGCGATGGAGCACGGCGCGATCAACCTGGCCCAGGGCTTCCCGGACTTCCCGGCGCCGGCGGATCTGCTGGCCGCGGGCGCGCAGGCGCTCGCGGACGGGCACAACCAGTACGCCGTCACCTGGGGGGCCCCGCGCCTCCGGCAGGCGATCGCGGAGAAGGTGCGGTGGTTCAACGGGCTCGAGGTCGAGCCCGACCGCCACATCACGGTGACGTGCGGCGCCACGGAGGCAATGATGGCGACCATGCTCGCCACCATCAATCCCGGCGACGAGGTGATCGTGTTCGAGCCGTTCTACGAAAACTACGGCCCGGATGCGAAGCTGTCCGGCGCGGTCCCGAAGTTCGTGCCGATCCGCCTCGCCCCCGGCTTCCCGATCGATCTCGACGACGTCAAGGCGGCGATCACCCCCTACACCAAGGCGATCATCCTGAACACGCCCCACAACCCGACCGGCAAGGTGTTCACGCGCGAGGAGCTGGAGGGCGTCGCGGACCTCTGCCAGCGGCACAATCTGCTGGCGTTCACCGACGAGGTGTACGAGCACATCATCTACGACGGCGGGCGGCACGTCAGCCTGGCGGCGCTGCCCGGGATGCGCGAGCGCACCGTGGTCGTGAACAGCATCTCCAAGAGCTACAGCGTGACCGGCTGGCGCATCGGCTGGACGATCGCGCCGCCGAACATTACGGACGGGATCCGCAAGGTCCACGATTTCCTGACGGTCGGCGCGGCCGCGCCGCTGCAGGAGGCGGCGGTGACGGCTCTCGGATTCCCGCGCACGTACTACGCGGAGCTCGCGGCGATGTACCAGCGCAAACGGGACGCGCTGCTGGAGATTCTGCGGGAGGCCGGGTTCGAGTGCCTGGTTCCGGGCGGCGCGTATTACATCATGTGCGACATCACGGCGTTCGGCTTCGAGAGCGACGAGGCGTTCACCAAATACCTGATCGAGCAGGTCGGCGTGGCGCCGGTCCCCGGGTACTCGTTCTTCCACGACCCGGCGGCGGGGCGGCGCTACGTGCGGTTCGCCTTCCCGAAGCGCGACGAGACGTTCGCGGAGGTCCGGCGCCGCCTCGGCGCGCTCCGTCCGCGCGCCGCCGTGCCGGCCGACGGCGGGGGCGGAGCCGGAGCGTGA
- the dtd gene encoding D-aminoacyl-tRNA deacylase encodes MRALVQRVRRAAVYVVDGGGSGAPGEPVGRIAQGFAVLLGVSRTDTPEEARALAGRVATLRVFDDEAGRLNRSVTDVGGEVLSIPQFTLYGDTTGGRRPSFVEAAPPDQAEPLYRLFNETLEAAGVRVVPGRFRTRMLVEIHNDGPVTLMLETGNRSR; translated from the coding sequence ATGCGGGCACTGGTCCAACGTGTGCGGCGGGCCGCCGTGTACGTGGTCGACGGCGGCGGGTCCGGGGCCCCCGGAGAACCGGTGGGGCGGATCGCGCAGGGGTTTGCCGTCCTCCTCGGCGTGAGCCGGACCGACACTCCGGAGGAGGCGCGGGCGCTCGCGGGGCGCGTCGCGACGCTGCGCGTGTTCGATGACGAGGCCGGCCGGCTCAACCGCTCGGTGACGGACGTCGGCGGCGAGGTGCTGAGCATTCCGCAGTTCACGCTGTACGGCGATACGACCGGCGGCCGGCGGCCGAGCTTCGTCGAGGCGGCGCCGCCCGACCAGGCCGAGCCCCTGTACCGGCTGTTCAACGAAACATTGGAAGCGGCCGGCGTCCGGGTCGTGCCGGGCCGCTTTCGGACGCGCATGCTGGTCGAGATCCACAACGACGGCCCGGTGACGTTGATGCTGGAGACGGGGAACCGGTCGCGGTGA
- a CDS encoding aminotransferase class V-fold PLP-dependent enzyme yields the protein MSDGASPRQMSRAPAPAAPPPGPAASWAAYRAEFPIFERATYLNTCSLGALGARVRAAVGRFLDLWDAWGASAWYGPWWEELDALRASFAGVIGAEAAEVALAPSITGAITAVASCFDYGARPRVIVSDIDFPTVPYQWLARRGVEVVYASSPDGLSVPVETFERLIDERTQLVVASHVYFQSGEIQDVAALARLAHARGARLLVDAYQSVGQLPVDVRALGVDFLVSGGLKWLLGGPGIAYLYVRQDLIKALAPSVVGWFAHGRQFAFDTRRFEYADDARRFQAGTPSVAAIYAARAGLEYVHEIGPGRLRARQVELLADLAGGLREIGAAPRMRGTVQDLAGILTVPVADPPAAVSALRGDRVIVDARPGVIRLSPYFYNSAEDLERALAALRRHLT from the coding sequence GTGAGCGACGGCGCCTCGCCGCGCCAGATGTCCCGGGCGCCGGCCCCGGCGGCTCCGCCGCCCGGGCCGGCCGCCTCCTGGGCGGCGTACCGCGCGGAGTTTCCGATCTTCGAGCGCGCGACGTACCTCAACACCTGCTCGCTCGGCGCACTCGGCGCGCGGGTCCGGGCCGCGGTCGGCCGGTTTCTGGACCTGTGGGACGCGTGGGGCGCCTCGGCCTGGTACGGTCCGTGGTGGGAGGAGCTCGACGCGCTGCGGGCGTCGTTCGCCGGCGTGATCGGCGCGGAGGCGGCGGAGGTGGCGCTCGCGCCTTCGATCACCGGGGCCATCACCGCGGTGGCGAGCTGCTTCGACTACGGCGCGCGACCGCGGGTGATCGTTTCCGACATCGACTTTCCGACGGTGCCGTATCAGTGGCTCGCGCGCCGCGGCGTCGAGGTCGTCTACGCATCGAGCCCCGACGGACTGTCCGTGCCCGTGGAAACCTTCGAGCGGCTGATCGACGAGCGAACGCAGCTCGTCGTCGCCTCGCACGTCTATTTCCAGAGCGGCGAGATCCAGGACGTGGCCGCGCTCGCCCGGCTCGCGCATGCGCGCGGCGCGCGGCTCCTCGTCGACGCGTACCAGTCGGTGGGCCAGCTGCCGGTCGACGTGCGCGCGCTCGGCGTGGACTTTCTCGTCAGCGGCGGCCTCAAGTGGCTGCTCGGCGGACCGGGCATCGCGTACCTGTACGTGCGGCAGGATTTGATCAAGGCGCTGGCGCCGTCGGTCGTCGGATGGTTTGCGCACGGCCGGCAGTTCGCGTTCGACACGCGGCGGTTCGAATACGCGGACGACGCGCGGCGATTCCAGGCCGGCACGCCGTCCGTCGCCGCGATCTACGCGGCGCGGGCCGGCCTCGAGTACGTGCATGAGATCGGCCCGGGGCGCCTCCGGGCGCGGCAGGTGGAGCTGCTGGCCGATCTGGCCGGCGGTCTCCGCGAGATCGGCGCGGCCCCCCGAATGCGCGGCACCGTGCAGGACCTGGCCGGGATCCTCACCGTGCCGGTGGCCGATCCTCCCGCCGCGGTCTCCGCCCTGCGCGGCGACCGGGTGATCGTGGACGCGCGTCCGGGCGTGATCCGGCTCTCTCCCTACTTCTATAATAGCGCCGAGGATCTGGAACGCGCCCTCGCGGCGCTGCGGCGACATCTCACGTAG
- a CDS encoding bifunctional (p)ppGpp synthetase/guanosine-3',5'-bis(diphosphate) 3'-pyrophosphohydrolase translates to MSGVPVRPDTRESPLPADVADLLRRVRETIPRGDQDLILRAYHYAQDAHAGQTRASGEPFVSHSVAVASILVGLRLDTATIAAALLHDVPEDTARSIDDVREAFGPEIASLVDGVTKLGRIEWKSREERQAENLRKMFLAMASDIRIILIKLADRVHNMRTLEHLPEWKQKRTARETLDIYAPLTERLGIGTIQRELEDLSFRILEPEAYGSISGDIDRTSHAQEAMLARVLDTLYQELTRAGIRLDRASLSARPKHVYSIYQKMQRPKYQGQGVGRIYDRIGVRVVVNDIRECYETLGIVHSMWKPIPGEVDDYIANPKTSGYQSLHTAVICEGQPLEIQIRTPQMHRDAEHGIAAHWRYKEGGGRAEGAFAQKLSWLRQLLEWHQEMQDAREFMHSVKIDLFQNEVFVFTPMGDVIDLPAGATPVDFAFRIHTDIGYRTTGAKVNGRLVPLSQRLQSGDIVEVVTSKTAAGPSRDWLAFVQTTNARTKIRQWFKRERRDENIVRGRELLEKELRRGGGGVGLAKPDALRDVAGRFGLPDDQELLAAVGNGDVSLLQVVQALRGAPAEEEAPEAPPVPAPPPPAGAATGIRVIGVDNVLMRFARCCSPLPGDRVVGYTTQGRGVTIHRADCPNLPFLRAHPERILDVEWEPTSDGTYHVAIEVEAADRVGLLKDILTAIAEHKTNVVSINSRVRKDKVAITGIVMDIRNVSQLTAVMQRIGQVKDVLSVERVVPH, encoded by the coding sequence ATGAGCGGAGTCCCGGTCCGGCCGGACACCCGCGAGAGCCCGCTGCCGGCGGACGTCGCGGATCTGCTGCGCCGCGTGCGCGAGACGATTCCGCGCGGCGACCAGGACCTCATCCTGCGCGCGTACCACTACGCCCAGGACGCCCACGCCGGCCAGACCCGCGCCTCCGGCGAGCCGTTCGTCAGCCACAGCGTCGCGGTCGCCTCCATACTCGTGGGCCTCAGGCTCGACACGGCCACGATCGCCGCGGCGCTGCTGCACGATGTTCCCGAGGACACGGCGCGATCGATCGACGACGTCCGGGAGGCGTTCGGTCCGGAGATCGCGAGCCTCGTCGACGGCGTCACCAAGCTCGGCCGGATCGAGTGGAAGAGCCGCGAGGAGCGCCAGGCGGAGAACCTCCGCAAGATGTTTCTGGCGATGGCGAGCGATATCCGGATCATCCTCATCAAGCTCGCCGACCGGGTGCACAACATGCGCACGCTCGAGCACCTCCCGGAGTGGAAGCAGAAGCGCACGGCGCGGGAGACGCTCGACATCTACGCGCCGCTCACCGAGCGTCTCGGCATCGGCACGATCCAGCGCGAGCTCGAGGACCTCTCGTTCCGCATCCTCGAGCCGGAGGCCTACGGGTCGATCAGCGGGGACATCGACCGGACCAGCCACGCGCAGGAGGCGATGCTCGCGCGCGTCCTCGACACGCTGTACCAGGAGCTGACCCGCGCGGGGATCCGGCTCGACCGCGCCAGCCTGAGCGCGCGCCCGAAGCACGTCTACAGCATCTACCAGAAGATGCAGCGTCCGAAGTATCAGGGGCAGGGCGTCGGACGCATCTACGACCGCATCGGCGTGCGCGTAGTGGTCAACGACATCCGCGAGTGCTACGAGACCCTTGGGATCGTGCACTCGATGTGGAAGCCGATTCCCGGCGAGGTGGACGACTACATCGCCAACCCCAAGACGAGCGGCTATCAGTCCCTGCACACCGCGGTGATCTGCGAGGGCCAGCCGCTCGAGATCCAGATCCGCACCCCGCAGATGCATCGCGACGCCGAGCACGGCATCGCCGCCCACTGGCGGTACAAGGAAGGCGGCGGGCGCGCGGAGGGGGCGTTCGCGCAGAAGCTCTCCTGGCTTCGCCAGCTGCTGGAGTGGCACCAGGAGATGCAGGACGCCCGCGAGTTCATGCACTCGGTGAAGATCGACCTGTTCCAGAACGAGGTCTTCGTGTTCACGCCGATGGGCGACGTGATCGACCTGCCGGCCGGCGCGACGCCCGTGGACTTCGCCTTCCGCATCCACACCGACATCGGCTACCGGACGACCGGGGCCAAGGTCAACGGCCGGCTCGTGCCCCTCAGCCAGCGCCTCCAGTCCGGCGACATCGTGGAGGTGGTCACGAGCAAGACCGCCGCGGGACCGAGCCGCGACTGGCTCGCTTTCGTCCAGACGACGAACGCGCGCACGAAGATCCGCCAGTGGTTCAAGCGCGAGCGCCGCGATGAGAACATCGTCCGCGGACGGGAGCTGCTCGAGAAAGAACTGCGCCGGGGCGGGGGCGGCGTCGGCCTGGCCAAGCCGGACGCGCTGCGAGACGTGGCGGGACGCTTCGGGCTTCCCGACGACCAGGAACTGCTCGCCGCGGTCGGCAACGGCGACGTGTCGCTCCTTCAAGTGGTCCAGGCGCTGCGGGGCGCGCCGGCGGAGGAGGAGGCGCCCGAGGCGCCGCCGGTGCCCGCGCCGCCGCCGCCGGCGGGGGCGGCCACCGGCATCCGCGTGATCGGCGTCGACAACGTGCTGATGCGTTTTGCGCGGTGCTGCAGCCCGCTGCCGGGCGACCGCGTCGTCGGGTACACGACGCAGGGCCGCGGCGTGACGATCCACCGCGCCGACTGCCCGAACCTGCCGTTCCTCCGCGCCCACCCCGAGCGGATCCTCGACGTGGAGTGGGAGCCGACGTCCGACGGGACGTACCACGTCGCGATCGAGGTCGAAGCCGCGGACCGCGTGGGGCTGCTCAAGGACATCCTCACCGCGATCGCCGAGCACAAGACGAACGTCGTGTCGATCAACTCGCGCGTGCGCAAGGACAAGGTGGCCATCACCGGCATCGTAATGGACATCCGCAACGTCAGCCAGCTGACCGCGGTGATGCAGCGGATCGGCCAGGTCAAGGACGTGCTGAGCGTCGAGCGCGTGGTGCCGCACTAG
- the aspS gene encoding aspartate--tRNA ligase, producing MIDERDRTPSAGSSELGDWRRTHTNGSLRTGDIGRDVTLMGWVQGRRDLGGLIFIDLRDRTGVTQIVCNPQEAAGAAAVAGAVRSEYVLAVRGVVASRPAGTENPRVATGAVEVRAREVRVLNPADTPPFPIDADVEVDETVRLRSRYLDLRRPKMQANLALRHRLAKAVRDHLSGRDFLEIETPMLIKSTPEGARDFLVPSRVHPGKFYVLPQSPQLFKQLLMVAGTDRYFQIVRCFRDEDLRADRAPEFTQIDIEMSFVGPDDVQALAEEMVAYAVHEALGVEVGRPFPRLTYADAMRRYGSDKPDLRFDLEIADCGDLFADSAFRVFSGAVASGGVVRALCAPMAGGYSRREVAELEEIAKAAGAAGLVPVHLDAGGARGPLARHLSAETLAALRTRCGAGSGDLLLVAAGPAETVAPAMGRVRLELGRRLNLVRDGFVFEWVVDFPLLERSAEGGFAAVHHPFTSPLDEDLPLLEREPLRVRAKAYDLVLNGVELGGGSIRIHRRELQQRMFALLGISPEAARERFGFLLDAFRYGAPPHGGIAFGFDRFVMVLAGESSIREVIAFPKTQSATDLMTGAPSEVDPAALAEAHIEIRR from the coding sequence ATGATCGACGAGCGAGACCGCACGCCGTCCGCCGGCAGCAGCGAACTCGGCGACTGGCGCCGCACCCACACCAACGGCAGCCTTCGGACCGGCGACATCGGCCGCGACGTCACGTTGATGGGCTGGGTGCAGGGCCGGCGCGACCTCGGCGGGCTGATCTTCATCGACCTGCGGGACCGCACCGGCGTGACGCAGATCGTCTGCAACCCACAGGAGGCCGCCGGCGCCGCGGCCGTGGCCGGGGCGGTGCGCAGCGAGTACGTGCTGGCGGTGCGCGGCGTGGTCGCATCACGCCCCGCCGGGACCGAGAACCCGCGCGTCGCGACCGGCGCCGTCGAGGTGCGCGCCCGCGAGGTGCGGGTGCTGAACCCCGCCGACACGCCGCCGTTTCCGATCGACGCGGACGTCGAGGTCGACGAGACGGTGCGTCTCAGGTCCCGCTACCTCGACCTGCGCCGTCCGAAGATGCAGGCGAACCTGGCGCTCCGCCACCGGCTGGCGAAGGCCGTCCGCGATCATCTGAGCGGCCGGGATTTTCTCGAGATCGAGACGCCGATGCTCATCAAGAGCACGCCGGAAGGCGCGCGCGACTTTCTCGTGCCGAGCCGCGTGCATCCCGGCAAATTCTACGTGCTGCCGCAGTCGCCACAGCTGTTCAAGCAGCTGCTGATGGTCGCGGGGACGGACCGGTACTTCCAGATCGTCCGCTGCTTCCGGGATGAGGATCTGCGGGCCGACCGGGCGCCCGAGTTCACGCAGATCGACATCGAGATGTCGTTTGTCGGCCCCGACGACGTGCAGGCGCTCGCGGAGGAGATGGTGGCGTACGCCGTGCACGAGGCGCTCGGCGTCGAGGTCGGGCGGCCGTTTCCCCGCCTCACCTACGCGGACGCGATGCGGCGCTACGGCAGCGACAAACCCGACCTGCGTTTCGACCTCGAGATCGCGGACTGCGGCGACCTGTTCGCGGACAGCGCGTTCCGGGTCTTCAGCGGGGCGGTCGCCTCGGGCGGCGTCGTACGCGCCCTCTGCGCGCCCATGGCCGGCGGCTACAGCCGGCGTGAGGTCGCCGAACTCGAGGAGATCGCCAAGGCCGCGGGGGCCGCGGGCCTCGTCCCCGTGCACCTCGACGCCGGCGGCGCGCGGGGGCCGCTCGCGCGGCATTTGTCGGCGGAGACCCTGGCCGCGCTGCGCACGCGCTGCGGCGCCGGCAGCGGCGATCTGCTGCTGGTGGCCGCGGGGCCCGCGGAAACCGTCGCGCCGGCGATGGGCCGGGTGCGCCTCGAACTGGGGCGCCGGCTCAACCTCGTCCGCGACGGATTCGTCTTCGAGTGGGTGGTCGATTTCCCGCTGCTGGAGCGGTCGGCCGAGGGCGGATTCGCGGCCGTGCACCATCCGTTCACGTCACCGCTGGACGAAGATCTGCCGCTGCTCGAGCGCGAGCCGCTGCGCGTCCGCGCGAAGGCCTACGATCTCGTCCTCAACGGCGTGGAGCTCGGCGGCGGCAGCATCCGGATCCACCGGCGGGAGCTGCAGCAGCGGATGTTCGCGCTGCTCGGCATCTCGCCGGAGGCCGCGCGCGAGCGCTTCGGCTTCCTCCTCGACGCGTTCCGCTATGGGGCGCCCCCGCACGGCGGCATCGCCTTCGGATTCGACCGCTTCGTCATGGTGCTCGCCGGCGAGAGTTCGATCCGCGAGGTCATCGCGTTCCCAAAGACGCAGAGCGCGACCGACCTGATGACCGGCGCGCCCTCCGAGGTGGATCCGGCGGCTCTCGCCGAGGCGCATATCGAAATCCGCCGGTGA